Proteins from a genomic interval of Helicobacter pylori Shi112:
- a CDS encoding zinc ribbon domain-containing protein YjdM, translating to MQDLPPCPKCNDAYTYHDGVQLVCSSCLHEWNENEANDEELIVKDCHNNLLQNGDSVILIKDLKVKGSSLALKKGTKIKNIKLVNGDHNVDCKVEGQSLSLKSEFLKKA from the coding sequence ATGCAAGATTTGCCCCCATGCCCTAAATGCAACGACGCCTACACCTACCATGATGGCGTGCAATTGGTTTGCTCTAGCTGTTTGCATGAATGGAATGAAAATGAAGCTAATGATGAAGAATTGATCGTTAAAGATTGCCATAACAATCTTTTACAAAATGGGGACTCGGTCATTCTCATCAAGGATTTAAAGGTTAAAGGTTCATCTTTAGCGCTTAAAAAAGGCACCAAAATCAAAAATATCAAGCTTGTCAATGGCGATCACAATGTGGATTGTAAAGTGGAAGGGCAGAGTCTGTCTTTAAAATCTGAATTCCTCAAAAAAGCTTAG
- a CDS encoding catalase: protein MVNKDVKQTTAFGAPVWDDNNVITAGPRGPVLLQSTWFLEKLAAFDRERIPERVVHAKGSGAYGTFTVTKDITKYTKAKIFSKVGKKTECFFRFSTVAGEKGSADAVRDPRGFAMKYYTEEGNWDLVGNNTPVFFIRDGIKFPDFIHTQKRDPQTNLPNHDMVWDFWSNVPESLYQVTWVMSDRGIPKSFRHMDGFGSHTFSLINAKDERFWVKFHFHTMQGVKHLTNEEAAEIRKHDPDSNQRDLFNAIARGDFPKWKLSIQVMPEEDAKKYRFHPFDVTKIWYLKDYPLMEVGIVELNKNPENYFAEVEQAAFAPSNVVPGIGYSPDRMLQARLFSYTDTQRYRLGVNYPQIPVNKPRCPFHSSSRDGYMQNGYYGSLQNYTPSSLPGYKEDKSARDPKFNLAHIEKEFEVWNWDYRADDSDYYTQPGDYYRSLPADEKERLHDTIGESLAHVTHKEIVDKQLEHFKKADPKYAEGVKKALEKHQKMMKDMHDMHGKDMHHMKKKK, encoded by the coding sequence ATGGTTAATAAAGATGTGAAACAAACCACCGCTTTTGGCGCTCCCGTTTGGGATGACAACAATGTGATTACAGCTGGTCCTAGAGGTCCTGTTTTATTACAAAGCACTTGGTTTTTGGAAAAGTTAGCGGCGTTTGACAGAGAAAGGATCCCTGAAAGGGTGGTGCATGCTAAAGGAAGCGGAGCTTATGGCACTTTCACCGTGACTAAAGACATCACTAAATACACTAAAGCGAAAATTTTCTCTAAAGTGGGCAAAAAAACAGAATGCTTTTTCAGATTTTCTACTGTGGCAGGGGAAAAAGGCAGTGCGGATGCGGTGAGAGACCCTAGAGGTTTTGCGATGAAGTATTACACTGAAGAAGGTAACTGGGATTTAGTAGGGAACAACACGCCTGTTTTCTTTATCCGTGACGGGATCAAATTCCCTGATTTCATCCACACTCAAAAACGAGATCCTCAAACCAATTTGCCTAACCACGACATGGTATGGGATTTTTGGAGTAATGTTCCTGAAAGTTTGTATCAAGTAACATGGGTTATGAGCGATAGAGGTATTCCTAAATCTTTCCGCCACATGGATGGTTTTGGTAGCCACACTTTCAGCCTTATCAACGCAAAAGACGAACGCTTTTGGGTGAAATTCCACTTTCACACCATGCAAGGCGTTAAGCACTTGACTAATGAAGAAGCTGCAGAAATCAGAAAGCATGATCCTGATTCCAATCAAAGGGATTTATTCAATGCGATCGCTAGAGGGGATTTCCCAAAATGGAAATTAAGCATTCAAGTGATGCCAGAAGAAGATGCTAAAAAGTATCGATTCCATCCGTTTGATGTGACTAAAATTTGGTATCTCAAAGATTATCCATTGATGGAAGTGGGCATTGTAGAGTTGAATAAAAATCCTGAAAACTATTTCGCAGAAGTGGAGCAAGCGGCATTCGCTCCGTCTAATGTCGTTCCTGGAATTGGCTATAGCCCTGATAGGATGTTACAAGCTCGCTTGTTCTCTTATACAGACACACAACGCTACCGCTTAGGGGTTAATTATCCTCAGATACCGGTCAATAAACCAAGGTGCCCATTCCATTCTTCTAGCAGAGATGGTTACATGCAAAACGGATACTACGGCTCTTTGCAAAACTATACGCCTAGCTCATTGCCTGGCTATAAAGAAGATAAGAGCGCGAGAGATCCTAAGTTCAACTTAGCTCATATTGAAAAAGAGTTTGAAGTGTGGAATTGGGATTACAGAGCTGATGATAGCGATTACTACACCCAACCAGGCGATTACTACCGCTCATTGCCAGCTGATGAAAAAGAAAGGTTGCATGACACTATTGGAGAGTCTTTAGCTCATGTTACCCATAAAGAAATTGTGGATAAACAATTGGAGCATTTCAAGAAAGCTGACCCCAAATACGCTGAGGGAGTTAAAAAAGCTCTTGAAAAACACCAAAAAATGATGAAAGACATGCATGACATGCATGGAAAAGACATGCACCACATGAAAAAGAAAAAGTAA
- a CDS encoding twin-arginine translocation signal domain-containing protein: MKRRDFIKTTALGATSAVLGAQILQAEESKGSVAKYKIEAQYSIDFDSAEHTSLFIPMPSVVASNVHLQGNHASYKSMLNFGVPYLQVDFLKSAQKKQVHLSYEIASYQLNERLFETSDFVAMGRYERDDASVANIANQLKGTTPKESVRNFYAFIKHEMPKRQKALEGKENLPKRESLPWFATISKESMFVSLCHACGIKSAEVQGLKLAQNSVVKNASKVEVYLKDSFLAFDFQNNHKEVFIPLNRHKDMQLDSALLATFGDAFALVDGRDLGNYESKLFEKRVSYTIV; this comes from the coding sequence ATGAAACGAAGGGATTTTATTAAAACGACTGCTTTAGGCGCTACAAGTGCTGTTTTAGGAGCACAGATTTTGCAGGCAGAAGAAAGCAAAGGGAGTGTTGCAAAATATAAAATAGAAGCTCAATACAGCATTGATTTTGATTCTGCAGAACACACTTCACTTTTCATTCCCATGCCGAGTGTTGTAGCGAGCAATGTGCATTTACAAGGCAATCATGCTAGCTATAAAAGCATGCTCAATTTTGGAGTGCCTTATTTGCAAGTGGATTTTTTAAAAAGCGCTCAAAAAAAGCAAGTCCATTTGTCTTATGAGATCGCTAGCTATCAATTGAATGAGCGTTTGTTTGAAACGAGCGATTTTGTAGCAATGGGGCGTTATGAAAGAGACGATGCGAGCGTGGCTAACATTGCCAACCAGCTCAAGGGAACAACCCCTAAAGAAAGCGTTCGTAATTTTTATGCGTTCATCAAGCATGAGATGCCTAAAAGACAGAAGGCTTTAGAGGGTAAAGAAAATTTGCCTAAGCGAGAGAGTTTGCCTTGGTTTGCAACCATTTCAAAAGAGAGCATGTTTGTGTCCTTATGCCATGCGTGTGGGATTAAAAGCGCTGAAGTGCAAGGCTTGAAATTGGCTCAAAACAGCGTGGTGAAAAACGCTTCTAAGGTAGAAGTGTATTTGAAAGATTCATTTCTAGCGTTTGATTTTCAAAATAATCACAAGGAAGTTTTTATCCCGTTGAATCGTCATAAAGACATGCAGTTAGATTCTGCTTTATTGGCGACTTTTGGCGATGCCTTTGCCCTTGTAGATGGTAGGGACTTAGGCAATTACGAGAGCAAACTTTTTGAAAAAAGAGTGTCCTATACGATTGTCTAA